The Xenopus tropicalis strain Nigerian chromosome 2, UCB_Xtro_10.0, whole genome shotgun sequence genome window below encodes:
- the dctn2 gene encoding dynactin subunit 2, giving the protein MADPKYADLPGIARNEPDVYETSDLPEDDQAEFDAELEELTSTSVEHIIVNPNAAYDKFKDKKVGTRGLDFSDRITKSKRTGYESGEYEILGEGIGIKETPQQKYQRLLHEIQELTQEVEKAQSTVKESAAEEKLTPVALAKQVAALKQQLVSTHLEKLLGPDAAINLTDPDGALAKRLLTQLDVAKTRKNPEGKSPAKGPGPDNENFVTYELHCRPEQNKFSQAAKMAELEKRLGELEAAVRNDQDTQNPLTVGLQGSCLMDTVEILQAKVNLLDVASLDQVEARLQSVLGKMNEIAKHKAAIEDADTESKVHQLYETVQKWDSMSSTLPQVVQRLLMLKQLHEQAMQFGQLLAHLDTTQQMISNSLKDNTNALAMVQKAMKENLATVEDNFTSIDARIKKLSK; this is encoded by the exons ATGGCCGACCCCAAATACGCCGACCTGCCAGGCATA GCCAGGAATGAGCCAGATGTCTATGAAACAAGTGATTTGCCTGAAGACGATCAAGCTGAGTTTGATGCG GAGCTG GAGGAGCTTACTAGCACTAGCGTAGAACACATCATTGTCAACCCCAATGCAGCTTATGACAAATTTAAGGACAAGAAAGTTGGCACCAGAGGTTTAg ATTTTTCAGATCGGATTACCAAGTCCAAGAGGACAGGCTATGAATCCGGGGAGTACGAAATT CTTGGGGAAGGAATAGGAATAAAAGAAACACCACAGCAGAAGTACCAGCGGTTGCTGCATGAAATCCAGGAACTGACGCAagaagtagaaaaggcacag AGCACAGTGAAAGAATCTGCTGCTGAAGAGAAACTGACCCCGGTTGCATTAGCCAAACAAGTAGCTGCTTTAAAACAGCAGTTAGTGTCCACTCATTTAGAAAAACTACTGGGCCCAGACGCTGCCATCAACTTGACCGACCCAGATGGTGCCCTGGCAAA GCGTTTGCTGACTCAGTTGGATGTGGCCAAAACTAgaaaaaatcctgaaggaaaaAGCCCTGCAAAGGGTCCTGGCCCAGATAATGAGAACTTTGTGACTTATGAGTTGCATTGTCGTCCTGAGCAAAACAAGTTCTCTCAGGCTGCAAAG ATGGCTGAGCTAGAGAAGcgcttgggggagctggaggctgCTGTGCGAAATGATCAGGACACTCAG aatcCCCTCACTGTGGGACTTCAAGGATCTTGTTTGATG GACACAGTTGAAATTCTACAGGCTAAAGTCAATTTGTTGGATGTAGCATCTCTGGACCAAGTGGAGGCCAGACTACAG AGTGTCTTAGGGAAAATGAATGAAATCGCTAAGCACAAAGCGGCCATTGAGGATGCAGACACTGAAAGCAAG GTGCACCAGCTCTATGAGACCGTGCAGAAGTGGGATTCCATGTCTAGCACCTTGCCGCAGGTTGTCCAGAGGCTGCTCATGTTAAAGCAGCTGCACGAGCAAG CCATGCAGTTCGGACAGCTTCTCGCCCACTTGGACACTACACAGCAGATGATATCAAACTCTTTGAAGGACAATACCAATGCATTAGCTATG GTCCAGAAGGCCATGAAGGAGAACCTGGCCACAGTGGAAGACAATTTTACCAGTATTGATGCGAGAATAAAGAAACTAAGTAAATGA
- the dctn2 gene encoding dynactin subunit 2 isoform X1 → MADPKYADLPGIARNEPDVYETSDLPEDDQAEFDAFAQELEELTSTSVEHIIVNPNAAYDKFKDKKVGTRGLDFSDRITKSKRTGYESGEYEILGEGIGIKETPQQKYQRLLHEIQELTQEVEKAQSTVKESAAEEKLTPVALAKQVAALKQQLVSTHLEKLLGPDAAINLTDPDGALAKRLLTQLDVAKTRKNPEGKSPAKGPGPDNENFVTYELHCRPEQNKFSQAAKMAELEKRLGELEAAVRNDQDTQNPLTVGLQGSCLMDTVEILQAKVNLLDVASLDQVEARLQSVLGKMNEIAKHKAAIEDADTESKVHQLYETVQKWDSMSSTLPQVVQRLLMLKQLHEQAMQFGQLLAHLDTTQQMISNSLKDNTNALAMVQKAMKENLATVEDNFTSIDARIKKLSK, encoded by the exons ATGGCCGACCCCAAATACGCCGACCTGCCAGGCATA GCCAGGAATGAGCCAGATGTCTATGAAACAAGTGATTTGCCTGAAGACGATCAAGCTGAGTTTGATGCG TTTGCACAA GAGCTG GAGGAGCTTACTAGCACTAGCGTAGAACACATCATTGTCAACCCCAATGCAGCTTATGACAAATTTAAGGACAAGAAAGTTGGCACCAGAGGTTTAg ATTTTTCAGATCGGATTACCAAGTCCAAGAGGACAGGCTATGAATCCGGGGAGTACGAAATT CTTGGGGAAGGAATAGGAATAAAAGAAACACCACAGCAGAAGTACCAGCGGTTGCTGCATGAAATCCAGGAACTGACGCAagaagtagaaaaggcacag AGCACAGTGAAAGAATCTGCTGCTGAAGAGAAACTGACCCCGGTTGCATTAGCCAAACAAGTAGCTGCTTTAAAACAGCAGTTAGTGTCCACTCATTTAGAAAAACTACTGGGCCCAGACGCTGCCATCAACTTGACCGACCCAGATGGTGCCCTGGCAAA GCGTTTGCTGACTCAGTTGGATGTGGCCAAAACTAgaaaaaatcctgaaggaaaaAGCCCTGCAAAGGGTCCTGGCCCAGATAATGAGAACTTTGTGACTTATGAGTTGCATTGTCGTCCTGAGCAAAACAAGTTCTCTCAGGCTGCAAAG ATGGCTGAGCTAGAGAAGcgcttgggggagctggaggctgCTGTGCGAAATGATCAGGACACTCAG aatcCCCTCACTGTGGGACTTCAAGGATCTTGTTTGATG GACACAGTTGAAATTCTACAGGCTAAAGTCAATTTGTTGGATGTAGCATCTCTGGACCAAGTGGAGGCCAGACTACAG AGTGTCTTAGGGAAAATGAATGAAATCGCTAAGCACAAAGCGGCCATTGAGGATGCAGACACTGAAAGCAAG GTGCACCAGCTCTATGAGACCGTGCAGAAGTGGGATTCCATGTCTAGCACCTTGCCGCAGGTTGTCCAGAGGCTGCTCATGTTAAAGCAGCTGCACGAGCAAG CCATGCAGTTCGGACAGCTTCTCGCCCACTTGGACACTACACAGCAGATGATATCAAACTCTTTGAAGGACAATACCAATGCATTAGCTATG GTCCAGAAGGCCATGAAGGAGAACCTGGCCACAGTGGAAGACAATTTTACCAGTATTGATGCGAGAATAAAGAAACTAAGTAAATGA
- the dctn2 gene encoding dynactin subunit 2 isoform X2: MADPKYADLPGIARNEPDVYETSDLPEDDQAEFDAFAQEELTSTSVEHIIVNPNAAYDKFKDKKVGTRGLDFSDRITKSKRTGYESGEYEILGEGIGIKETPQQKYQRLLHEIQELTQEVEKAQSTVKESAAEEKLTPVALAKQVAALKQQLVSTHLEKLLGPDAAINLTDPDGALAKRLLTQLDVAKTRKNPEGKSPAKGPGPDNENFVTYELHCRPEQNKFSQAAKMAELEKRLGELEAAVRNDQDTQNPLTVGLQGSCLMDTVEILQAKVNLLDVASLDQVEARLQSVLGKMNEIAKHKAAIEDADTESKVHQLYETVQKWDSMSSTLPQVVQRLLMLKQLHEQAMQFGQLLAHLDTTQQMISNSLKDNTNALAMVQKAMKENLATVEDNFTSIDARIKKLSK, translated from the exons ATGGCCGACCCCAAATACGCCGACCTGCCAGGCATA GCCAGGAATGAGCCAGATGTCTATGAAACAAGTGATTTGCCTGAAGACGATCAAGCTGAGTTTGATGCG TTTGCACAA GAGGAGCTTACTAGCACTAGCGTAGAACACATCATTGTCAACCCCAATGCAGCTTATGACAAATTTAAGGACAAGAAAGTTGGCACCAGAGGTTTAg ATTTTTCAGATCGGATTACCAAGTCCAAGAGGACAGGCTATGAATCCGGGGAGTACGAAATT CTTGGGGAAGGAATAGGAATAAAAGAAACACCACAGCAGAAGTACCAGCGGTTGCTGCATGAAATCCAGGAACTGACGCAagaagtagaaaaggcacag AGCACAGTGAAAGAATCTGCTGCTGAAGAGAAACTGACCCCGGTTGCATTAGCCAAACAAGTAGCTGCTTTAAAACAGCAGTTAGTGTCCACTCATTTAGAAAAACTACTGGGCCCAGACGCTGCCATCAACTTGACCGACCCAGATGGTGCCCTGGCAAA GCGTTTGCTGACTCAGTTGGATGTGGCCAAAACTAgaaaaaatcctgaaggaaaaAGCCCTGCAAAGGGTCCTGGCCCAGATAATGAGAACTTTGTGACTTATGAGTTGCATTGTCGTCCTGAGCAAAACAAGTTCTCTCAGGCTGCAAAG ATGGCTGAGCTAGAGAAGcgcttgggggagctggaggctgCTGTGCGAAATGATCAGGACACTCAG aatcCCCTCACTGTGGGACTTCAAGGATCTTGTTTGATG GACACAGTTGAAATTCTACAGGCTAAAGTCAATTTGTTGGATGTAGCATCTCTGGACCAAGTGGAGGCCAGACTACAG AGTGTCTTAGGGAAAATGAATGAAATCGCTAAGCACAAAGCGGCCATTGAGGATGCAGACACTGAAAGCAAG GTGCACCAGCTCTATGAGACCGTGCAGAAGTGGGATTCCATGTCTAGCACCTTGCCGCAGGTTGTCCAGAGGCTGCTCATGTTAAAGCAGCTGCACGAGCAAG CCATGCAGTTCGGACAGCTTCTCGCCCACTTGGACACTACACAGCAGATGATATCAAACTCTTTGAAGGACAATACCAATGCATTAGCTATG GTCCAGAAGGCCATGAAGGAGAACCTGGCCACAGTGGAAGACAATTTTACCAGTATTGATGCGAGAATAAAGAAACTAAGTAAATGA
- the dctn2 gene encoding dynactin subunit 2 isoform X3, translating to MADPKYADLPGIARNEPDVYETSDLPEDDQAEFDAEELTSTSVEHIIVNPNAAYDKFKDKKVGTRGLDFSDRITKSKRTGYESGEYEILGEGIGIKETPQQKYQRLLHEIQELTQEVEKAQSTVKESAAEEKLTPVALAKQVAALKQQLVSTHLEKLLGPDAAINLTDPDGALAKRLLTQLDVAKTRKNPEGKSPAKGPGPDNENFVTYELHCRPEQNKFSQAAKMAELEKRLGELEAAVRNDQDTQNPLTVGLQGSCLMDTVEILQAKVNLLDVASLDQVEARLQSVLGKMNEIAKHKAAIEDADTESKVHQLYETVQKWDSMSSTLPQVVQRLLMLKQLHEQAMQFGQLLAHLDTTQQMISNSLKDNTNALAMVQKAMKENLATVEDNFTSIDARIKKLSK from the exons ATGGCCGACCCCAAATACGCCGACCTGCCAGGCATA GCCAGGAATGAGCCAGATGTCTATGAAACAAGTGATTTGCCTGAAGACGATCAAGCTGAGTTTGATGCG GAGGAGCTTACTAGCACTAGCGTAGAACACATCATTGTCAACCCCAATGCAGCTTATGACAAATTTAAGGACAAGAAAGTTGGCACCAGAGGTTTAg ATTTTTCAGATCGGATTACCAAGTCCAAGAGGACAGGCTATGAATCCGGGGAGTACGAAATT CTTGGGGAAGGAATAGGAATAAAAGAAACACCACAGCAGAAGTACCAGCGGTTGCTGCATGAAATCCAGGAACTGACGCAagaagtagaaaaggcacag AGCACAGTGAAAGAATCTGCTGCTGAAGAGAAACTGACCCCGGTTGCATTAGCCAAACAAGTAGCTGCTTTAAAACAGCAGTTAGTGTCCACTCATTTAGAAAAACTACTGGGCCCAGACGCTGCCATCAACTTGACCGACCCAGATGGTGCCCTGGCAAA GCGTTTGCTGACTCAGTTGGATGTGGCCAAAACTAgaaaaaatcctgaaggaaaaAGCCCTGCAAAGGGTCCTGGCCCAGATAATGAGAACTTTGTGACTTATGAGTTGCATTGTCGTCCTGAGCAAAACAAGTTCTCTCAGGCTGCAAAG ATGGCTGAGCTAGAGAAGcgcttgggggagctggaggctgCTGTGCGAAATGATCAGGACACTCAG aatcCCCTCACTGTGGGACTTCAAGGATCTTGTTTGATG GACACAGTTGAAATTCTACAGGCTAAAGTCAATTTGTTGGATGTAGCATCTCTGGACCAAGTGGAGGCCAGACTACAG AGTGTCTTAGGGAAAATGAATGAAATCGCTAAGCACAAAGCGGCCATTGAGGATGCAGACACTGAAAGCAAG GTGCACCAGCTCTATGAGACCGTGCAGAAGTGGGATTCCATGTCTAGCACCTTGCCGCAGGTTGTCCAGAGGCTGCTCATGTTAAAGCAGCTGCACGAGCAAG CCATGCAGTTCGGACAGCTTCTCGCCCACTTGGACACTACACAGCAGATGATATCAAACTCTTTGAAGGACAATACCAATGCATTAGCTATG GTCCAGAAGGCCATGAAGGAGAACCTGGCCACAGTGGAAGACAATTTTACCAGTATTGATGCGAGAATAAAGAAACTAAGTAAATGA